The Anolis carolinensis isolate JA03-04 chromosome 1, rAnoCar3.1.pri, whole genome shotgun sequence genome window below encodes:
- the gtf3c6 gene encoding general transcription factor 3C polypeptide 6 isoform X2 gives MEPAEGPRDGEEEEEVEEEQLVMVELSGIIDSDFLEKCDNKCKILGIDTERPILQVDRYVFTGEYEDTLGTCVVFEEDKDHDADGNQKVQLKYKCHTMKKLNMTRTLLTEKKEGEENTGGDVEWLELKDKDFSYSRPNMICNFLHEKEEETTESQDKQAEDSDGEAGDLEDRVQNLESETHQCAEMDDSVSLLDVTGSKARNSPVKSQEDMVVDDPPS, from the exons ATGGAGCCCGCGGAGGGACCCCGGGAtggcgaggaggaggaagaagtggaGGAG GAACAATTAGTCATGGTTGAACTGTCAGGAATAATTGATTCAGATTTTCTGGAAAAATGTGACAACAAATGCAAGATCTTG GGCATAGACACAGAGAGGCCCATTTTGCAAGTAGACAGATATGTGTTTACTGGAGAATATGAAG ATACCCTTGGTACCTGTGTGGTGTTTGAAGAAGACAAAGATCATG ATGCAGACGGGAACCAAAAGGTACAGCTAAAATATAAGTGCCACACAATGAAGAAGCTAAATATGACACGGACGCTCCTcacagagaaaaaggaaggggaagaaaacaCAG GTGGCGATGTGGAATGGCTGGAGCTTAAAGACAAAGATTTCTCATACAGCAGGCCAAACATGATTTGCAATTTTTTacatgaaaaagaagaagagacaaCTGAATCCCAGGACAAACAGGCAGAGGACTCTGATGGGGAAGCCGGTGACCTAGAAGATAGAGTTCAAAACCTTGAATCTGAGACACACCAATGTGCTGAAATGGATGACTCTGTCTCTCTTCTAGATGTCACTGGCTCCAAGGCAAGAAACTCTCCTGTGAAGAGTCAGGAGGATATGGTTGTAGATGACCCTCCATCTTGA
- the gtf3c6 gene encoding general transcription factor 3C polypeptide 6 isoform X1, producing the protein MEPAEGPRDGEEEEEVEEEQLVMVELSGIIDSDFLEKCDNKCKILGIDTERPILQVDRYVFTGEYEDTLGTCVVFEEDKDHVDADGNQKVQLKYKCHTMKKLNMTRTLLTEKKEGEENTGGDVEWLELKDKDFSYSRPNMICNFLHEKEEETTESQDKQAEDSDGEAGDLEDRVQNLESETHQCAEMDDSVSLLDVTGSKARNSPVKSQEDMVVDDPPS; encoded by the exons ATGGAGCCCGCGGAGGGACCCCGGGAtggcgaggaggaggaagaagtggaGGAG GAACAATTAGTCATGGTTGAACTGTCAGGAATAATTGATTCAGATTTTCTGGAAAAATGTGACAACAAATGCAAGATCTTG GGCATAGACACAGAGAGGCCCATTTTGCAAGTAGACAGATATGTGTTTACTGGAGAATATGAAG ATACCCTTGGTACCTGTGTGGTGTTTGAAGAAGACAAAGATCATG TAGATGCAGACGGGAACCAAAAGGTACAGCTAAAATATAAGTGCCACACAATGAAGAAGCTAAATATGACACGGACGCTCCTcacagagaaaaaggaaggggaagaaaacaCAG GTGGCGATGTGGAATGGCTGGAGCTTAAAGACAAAGATTTCTCATACAGCAGGCCAAACATGATTTGCAATTTTTTacatgaaaaagaagaagagacaaCTGAATCCCAGGACAAACAGGCAGAGGACTCTGATGGGGAAGCCGGTGACCTAGAAGATAGAGTTCAAAACCTTGAATCTGAGACACACCAATGTGCTGAAATGGATGACTCTGTCTCTCTTCTAGATGTCACTGGCTCCAAGGCAAGAAACTCTCCTGTGAAGAGTCAGGAGGATATGGTTGTAGATGACCCTCCATCTTGA